The proteins below come from a single Elgaria multicarinata webbii isolate HBS135686 ecotype San Diego chromosome 11, rElgMul1.1.pri, whole genome shotgun sequence genomic window:
- the LOC134406378 gene encoding C-type lectin LmsL-like — MGRLTYFGLCLLSILVSNPFQEVGADTCAREWLQNQGNCYAYFDTKLSWHEAEIECQSYGRGAHLASILTKAETLLVAQHISTYQRKLSEVWIGLHDVRESKRWRWADESTYNYKAWMSQQPDNYGGREHCVELRHSTGFKEWNDVQCEKRNTYICKHEL, encoded by the exons ATGGGACGCCTCACCTACTTTGGGCTCTGCCTTCTTAGCATTCTGGTCTCCAATCCTTTCCAAGAAG TTGGGGCTGACACCTGTGCCAGAGAGTGGCTGCAGAACCAGGGCAACTGCTATGCCTATTTCGATACTAAACTGAGCTGGCATGAGGCAGAG ATTGAGTGCCAGAGCTATGGCCGCGGGGCCCATCTTGCCTCAATCCTCACCAAGGCAGAGACTCTTCTGGTGGCTCAACACATCTCCACTTACCAGCGAAAACTAAGTGAAGTCTGGATTGGGCTCCATGATGTCCGTGAG AGCAAAAGATGGAGGTGGGCTGATGAATCGACCTACAACTACAAGGCCTGGATGAGCCAGCAGCCAGACAACTATGGTGGTCGTGAGCACTGTGTGGAGCTCCGACATTCCACAG GTTTTAAGGAGTGGAACGATGTTCAGTGCGAGAAACGAAACACCTACATCTGCAAGCACGAACTCTAG
- the LOC134406387 gene encoding ribonuclease-like → MAERGPRSQLTMPLILLVAWLAVASAESFHKFLNQHVDYPMTEVPDAQRYCSLMMKRRNLATTNHCKHLNTFVHVDVSQIQAVCGQGGEPTTGDLRESYASFPLTLCKLQRGSWAPDCKYEGTTNTERIIIACEGGNPVHLQTEVPNYGGPDDV, encoded by the coding sequence ATGGCGGAGAGAGGCCCACGCTCACAGCTAACCATGCCTCTTATCCTGCTGGTGGCCTGGTTGGCTGTGGCCAGTGCAGAAAGTTTCCATAAGTTCCTGAACCAGCATGTGGACTACCCAATGACCGAGGTTCCCGACGCCCAGCGTTACTGCAGCCTCATGATGAAACGGCGCAACCTGGCGACCACCAACCATTGCAAACACCTCAACACTTTTGTCCACGTGGACGTTTCCCAGATCCAGGCCGTGTGCGGCCAGGGAGGAGAGCCCACCACAGGTGACCTCCGAGAAAGTTATGCCAGCTTCCCCCTCACGCTGTGTAAGCTTCAGAGGGGCTCCTGGGCCCCGGATTGCAAATACGAAGGAACCACCAACACTGAAAGAATCATCATAGCCTGTGAAGGGGGAAACCCTGTCCACTTGCAGACAGAAGTCCCGAATTATGGAGGGCCCGACGACGTGTGA